The Planctomycetota bacterium genome window below encodes:
- a CDS encoding lysophospholipid acyltransferase family protein yields MRNEALWRHSRHWLNVRPVYAFGRWVLENFPLFVGYGITWGVTETAYRFSPEQRRGLTGNVRRVLQATRPGLSPEALERLVGALVHRIFLNRGVWFADLSVMAGRRRLEDLFHFELEGNWEALSRARAAGRGAILASAHLGNWHAGSVIVARHGIPVRAVMYHNHASDSMDRGVARRGGVRQTFVEPDPIAMIEVVRALRGGEIVAMLADKPWDSRSVPVPFFGRPSRFPVGPVRIARLAEVPIFPAFCLWDRPRRYRAVLCDPIEVRGGDPEAAERGALEAFARVLERFVASHLPVWFNFTPAWEDP; encoded by the coding sequence CGGCCGGTGGGTGCTGGAGAACTTTCCCCTCTTCGTGGGCTACGGAATCACCTGGGGCGTCACGGAGACGGCCTACCGCTTCAGCCCCGAACAGCGCCGAGGACTCACGGGCAACGTCCGCCGCGTGCTCCAGGCCACGCGCCCCGGGCTTTCCCCGGAGGCCCTCGAGCGCCTCGTGGGCGCGCTCGTGCACCGGATATTTCTCAACCGGGGCGTCTGGTTCGCGGACCTCTCCGTCATGGCCGGCCGGCGGCGCCTCGAAGACCTCTTCCACTTCGAGCTCGAGGGCAACTGGGAGGCCCTTTCCCGCGCGCGGGCGGCCGGACGCGGGGCGATCCTCGCCTCCGCGCATCTCGGAAATTGGCACGCCGGAAGCGTCATCGTCGCGCGCCACGGGATCCCCGTGCGGGCGGTCATGTACCACAATCACGCCAGCGACTCGATGGACCGCGGAGTCGCCCGGCGCGGCGGCGTCCGGCAGACCTTCGTGGAACCGGACCCGATCGCCATGATCGAAGTCGTCCGCGCGCTCCGCGGCGGCGAGATCGTCGCGATGCTCGCCGACAAGCCGTGGGACAGCCGTTCGGTCCCCGTTCCCTTCTTCGGGCGGCCCAGCCGGTTCCCGGTCGGTCCGGTGCGGATCGCGCGTCTGGCGGAGGTCCCGATCTTTCCGGCCTTCTGTCTCTGGGATCGCCCGCGCCGGTACCGCGCGGTGCTCTGCGATCCGATCGAAGTCCGCGGCGGCGACCCCGAGGCCGCCGAGCGCGGGGCGCTCGAGGCGTTCGCGCGCGTCCTGGAGCGGTTCGTCGCGAGCCACCTGCCTGTCTGGTTCAACTTCACGCCCGCCTGGGAGGATCCATGA